A part of candidate division Zixibacteria bacterium HGW-Zixibacteria-1 genomic DNA contains:
- the ggt gene encoding gamma-glutamyltransferase, with amino-acid sequence MRKHSPILFPAILLIAAVSFLIFACGMVTVEKYYPDGVVATASPIATDIGLEVLKEGGNAVDAAVAVGFALAVCYPEAGNIGGGGFAMIRDAQTGRIEALDFRETAPAVATKEMYLDEQGNVIPNSSLLGAKAAGVPGTVAGLYEMWKKYGSLDWYRLIEPAIKLADTGFLLDDYFAGRLAQYARDLSYFPETKSVFFKGGSTPAKGEKLTQKELASALERIGLDSLDGFYSGETADLIVQSMEKNGGMISHEDLSGYRPVWRQPVHFKFDSLDIYSMPPPSSGGVIIGEILKIIEPFDFFQYSPDHAEYIHLFTEACRLAYADRAVHLGDPAFVDNPVAELLNPNYLESRRALINLQSAANSQEIGSGLPDKSVESESTTHFCISDKDGNLVSLTYTINASFGSKLVVEGAGFLLNNEMDDFSIKPGVPNLYGLIGGRANEIEPGKRMLSSMSPTIVMLKDRPFLALGAPGGSKIITTVAEAIINFTRFDLNLQKTVECPRFHHQWMPDTLYLELGGFDINVKQDLISRGHVIKEIEPYSDLQMVHIAVNGLMSGASDPRKNGRSAGF; translated from the coding sequence ATGAGAAAACATAGTCCTATTTTGTTTCCGGCGATTTTGCTGATTGCCGCTGTTTCATTTCTGATTTTTGCCTGCGGCATGGTGACGGTCGAGAAGTATTATCCCGACGGTGTCGTCGCAACCGCTTCACCCATCGCCACCGATATCGGCCTTGAGGTATTGAAGGAAGGCGGAAATGCTGTTGATGCCGCCGTGGCGGTCGGCTTTGCACTGGCTGTCTGTTATCCGGAAGCCGGCAATATCGGAGGCGGCGGTTTTGCGATGATTCGTGACGCCCAAACCGGCCGGATCGAAGCGCTGGACTTTCGTGAGACCGCACCCGCTGTCGCCACGAAGGAAATGTACCTTGACGAGCAGGGAAATGTCATCCCGAACAGCTCTTTGCTTGGGGCCAAGGCGGCCGGAGTGCCCGGGACGGTGGCCGGTCTTTATGAAATGTGGAAAAAATATGGCTCCCTTGACTGGTACCGCTTAATCGAGCCGGCCATAAAGCTGGCCGACACCGGTTTTCTGCTGGATGATTACTTTGCCGGCAGACTGGCCCAATATGCCCGGGATCTTTCATATTTTCCCGAAACCAAAAGCGTTTTCTTCAAGGGCGGTTCGACCCCTGCCAAAGGCGAAAAGCTGACCCAGAAAGAGCTGGCTTCGGCGCTGGAAAGAATCGGTCTTGACTCGCTCGATGGCTTTTACTCCGGGGAGACCGCCGACCTGATCGTCCAATCCATGGAAAAAAACGGGGGCATGATCAGCCATGAGGACCTGTCCGGTTATCGGCCCGTATGGCGTCAGCCGGTACATTTCAAGTTCGATTCACTTGATATCTATTCGATGCCTCCGCCTTCGTCGGGCGGCGTTATTATCGGCGAGATTCTCAAGATAATCGAGCCGTTCGATTTCTTTCAATACAGTCCCGATCATGCGGAATATATTCATCTTTTCACCGAAGCCTGCCGGCTGGCTTATGCTGACCGCGCCGTGCATCTCGGTGACCCCGCCTTTGTCGATAATCCGGTGGCGGAACTGCTGAACCCCAATTATTTGGAATCGAGACGGGCCCTGATCAATCTTCAGAGCGCGGCCAATTCCCAGGAGATTGGTTCCGGATTGCCGGATAAGTCGGTCGAATCGGAATCGACGACGCACTTTTGTATTTCCGACAAGGACGGCAATCTGGTCAGCCTGACATATACCATCAATGCCTCTTTTGGCAGCAAACTGGTCGTCGAAGGGGCCGGCTTTCTGCTCAACAATGAGATGGATGACTTCTCGATAAAACCGGGTGTGCCCAATCTGTATGGGCTGATCGGCGGCCGCGCCAATGAAATCGAACCGGGGAAGAGAATGCTTTCATCGATGTCGCCCACGATTGTGATGCTGAAGGACCGTCCTTTTCTGGCGCTCGGTGCGCCGGGCGGATCCAAAATTATCACGACTGTAGCCGAAGCGATTATAAATTTCACCCGCTTTGACCTGAATCTTCAGAAGACGGTTGAATGTCCCAGGTTCCATCATCAGTGGATGCCCGACACATTATATCTCGAGTTGGGCGGTTTTGACATTAATGTCAAACAGGATTTGATTTCGCGGGGTCATGTCATCAAAGAAATAGAGCCTTATTCCGATTTACAAATGGTTCATATTGCCGTCAACGGCTTGATGTCGGGAGCATCCGATCCGAGGAAAAACGGCCGGTCGGCCGGTTTTTAA